A single genomic interval of Scylla paramamosain isolate STU-SP2022 chromosome 4, ASM3559412v1, whole genome shotgun sequence harbors:
- the LOC135100003 gene encoding ankyrin repeat domain-containing protein 40-like isoform X1, translating into MDVQKQQEEKFREACCFGDTDAIMTLISRGINVNSQHEINGWTGLHWACKRGHTEIIQLLMSHGADPEIENNQAQKPANLTTSAQILHLLGAEIPPTSEGTAGNTDSLPITPSYLSNPPIDYKVPVNPVSMKNPFGKPLTNGIESADSCTVSQYGNGVATHPSTQISGSNYVQDSLARQNKEIVLKVRLAHSDDPDFIEIEFQKAQINYSSLLTTCCREMAVNPQLVERIRKLPNTRLRNDKDVQRLTDYTELELVMKGQSRPPVVRNDTQSTSKNNYSSIHGFKNQTILY; encoded by the exons ATGGATGTTCAAaagcaacaagaagaaaagttcCGAGAGGCTTGTTGTTTCGGTGACACTGATGCTATCATGACATTGATCTCAAGAGGTATCAATGTTAACAGTCAACATGAAATTAATGGCTG GACTGGATTACACTGGGCTTGCAAAAGAGGGCATACTGAGATCATTCAGTTGTTAATGTCCCATGGTGCTGATCCAGAGATTGAGAACAACCAGGCACAAAAACCAGCTAATTTAACTACCAGTGCACAAATACTACATCTTCTAG GTGCTGAGATCCCACCAACAAGTGAAGGAACAGCAGGAAACACAGACTCTCTCCCAATAACACCCAGCTATCTATCAAATCCTCCTATTGACTACAAAGTACCTGTAAATCCAGTTAGTATGAAGAACCCCTTTGGAAAACCTCTGACAAATGGAATTGAAAGTGCAGATTCCTGCACTGTTTCACAGTATGGAAATGGTGTGGCTACACATCCCTCCACTCAAATTTCTGGCTCTAACTATGTGCAAGATTCTTTGGCTAGACAAAACAAAG AAATTGTACTCAAAGTGCGACTTGCACATTCAGATGATCCAGATTTTATTGAGATTGAATTTCAAAAAGCACAAATCAACTATAGTTCCTTGTTGACAACTTGCTGCAGAGAAATGGCTGTAAATCCTCAGTTGGTGGAAAGAATAAG AAAGCTACCAAACACTCGCCTTCGAAATGACAAAGATGTACAACGCCTCACTGACTACACAGAGCTGGAACTGGTAATGAAGGGTCAGAGTCGTCCTCCTGTTGTACGAAATGACACACAGTCCACCTCAAAAAATAACTACAGCTCAATTCATGGATTCAAAAATCAGACCATTTTGTATTAG
- the LOC135100003 gene encoding ankyrin repeat domain-containing protein 40-like isoform X2, which translates to MSHGADPEIENNQAQKPANLTTSAQILHLLGAEIPPTSEGTAGNTDSLPITPSYLSNPPIDYKVPVNPVSMKNPFGKPLTNGIESADSCTVSQYGNGVATHPSTQISGSNYVQDSLARQNKEIVLKVRLAHSDDPDFIEIEFQKAQINYSSLLTTCCREMAVNPQLVERIRKLPNTRLRNDKDVQRLTDYTELELVMKGQSRPPVVRNDTQSTSKNNYSSIHGFKNQTILY; encoded by the exons ATGTCCCATGGTGCTGATCCAGAGATTGAGAACAACCAGGCACAAAAACCAGCTAATTTAACTACCAGTGCACAAATACTACATCTTCTAG GTGCTGAGATCCCACCAACAAGTGAAGGAACAGCAGGAAACACAGACTCTCTCCCAATAACACCCAGCTATCTATCAAATCCTCCTATTGACTACAAAGTACCTGTAAATCCAGTTAGTATGAAGAACCCCTTTGGAAAACCTCTGACAAATGGAATTGAAAGTGCAGATTCCTGCACTGTTTCACAGTATGGAAATGGTGTGGCTACACATCCCTCCACTCAAATTTCTGGCTCTAACTATGTGCAAGATTCTTTGGCTAGACAAAACAAAG AAATTGTACTCAAAGTGCGACTTGCACATTCAGATGATCCAGATTTTATTGAGATTGAATTTCAAAAAGCACAAATCAACTATAGTTCCTTGTTGACAACTTGCTGCAGAGAAATGGCTGTAAATCCTCAGTTGGTGGAAAGAATAAG AAAGCTACCAAACACTCGCCTTCGAAATGACAAAGATGTACAACGCCTCACTGACTACACAGAGCTGGAACTGGTAATGAAGGGTCAGAGTCGTCCTCCTGTTGTACGAAATGACACACAGTCCACCTCAAAAAATAACTACAGCTCAATTCATGGATTCAAAAATCAGACCATTTTGTATTAG